From a single Phalacrocorax aristotelis chromosome 1, bGulAri2.1, whole genome shotgun sequence genomic region:
- the MGST1 gene encoding microsomal glutathione S-transferase 1, with amino-acid sequence MAKLTQLIDNEAFRAYATYATIVLLKMMLMSLITAYFRITRKAFANAEDTASFGKGENAKKYLRTDPDVERVRRGHLNDLENIVPFLGIGLLYALSGPELYTALLHFRIFAGARIAHTFAYLIPLPQPGRGLSWAVGYAVTISMAYKVLKTALYL; translated from the exons ATGGCTAAATTGACCCAGTTAATTGACAATGAAGCCTTCCGGGCTTATGCTACTTATGCAACCATTGTTCTTCTGAAAATGATGCTAATGAGCCTTATAACAGCATACTTCAGAATCACAAGAAAG GCATTTGCCAACGCAGAAGATACAGCATCATTTGGTAAAGGTGAGAATGCTAAAAAATATCTGCGGACTGATCCGGATGTCGAACGTGTACGCAG AGGCCACCTGAATGACCTTGAAAATATTGTCCCGTTTCTTGGCATTGGACTGCTGTATGCTCTCAGTGGCCCTGAGCTGTACACAGCCTTGCTGCATTTCAGGATCTTCGCCGGGGCTAGGATTGCTCACACCTTTGCATACTTGATCCCGCTTCCCCAGCCTGGCAGAGGTTTGTCTTGGGCAGTTGGGTATGCAGTGACCATCTCGATGGCGTACAAAGTGCTGAAGACGGCGTTGTACCTGTAG